One Chromobacterium paludis genomic window carries:
- the tssB gene encoding type VI secretion system contractile sheath small subunit, whose product MAESTQHKLDRIRPPRVQITYDVEIGNALEKRELPLVVGILADLAGKQETPQAKLGERRFVEIDRDNFNAVLASLSPRVTAQVDNALSDDGSKLNVELKFNHIDDFDPVSIVKQVTPLRRLYEARQKLRDLLTKLDGNDELDKLLQDVLTNTEELQKIKSVRGDAKAESPAAESKAPTPPAPAAEAAPAPDTPEAPPAE is encoded by the coding sequence ATGGCTGAAAGCACCCAGCACAAACTGGATCGAATTCGTCCGCCACGCGTGCAGATCACTTACGACGTGGAAATCGGCAATGCCCTGGAAAAACGGGAACTGCCGTTGGTGGTCGGCATTCTGGCCGACCTGGCCGGCAAGCAGGAAACGCCTCAGGCCAAATTGGGCGAACGCCGCTTCGTCGAGATAGACCGCGACAACTTCAATGCCGTGCTGGCCTCGCTGTCCCCGCGCGTCACCGCCCAGGTGGACAACGCGTTGTCGGATGACGGCAGCAAGCTCAACGTGGAGTTGAAATTCAACCATATCGACGACTTCGATCCGGTCAGCATCGTCAAGCAGGTGACGCCGCTGCGCCGCCTCTACGAAGCCCGGCAGAAGCTGCGCGACCTGTTGACCAAGCTGGACGGCAACGACGAACTGGACAAGCTGCTGCAGGACGTGCTGACCAATACCGAAGAGCTGCAGAAGATCAAGTCAGTGCGCGGCGACGCCAAGGCGGAAAGCCCAGCGGCGGAATCCAAAGCGCCAACCCCGCCGGCGCCCGCCGCCGAGGCGGCCCCCGCGCCCGACACGCCGGAAGCCCCTCCCGCAGAATGA
- the tssA gene encoding type VI secretion system protein TssA, with amino-acid sequence MSIELDAEAERRLADLLRPIADDAPCGEALRYATEYDELRELRRQDDPSLPAGVWERPLKQADWAGVEALAGRLLMERGKDLTVAAWLGEAWLHRRGLEGLRDALALLLRYCERYWDDVHPLPKDGDMSFRSGPLAWLIRVYAEVLETELPLLDAEPPREVTVPTLAVWREWSRLRLSEADGRAARHDCRQLEGWVKTLPPASREAAALTDARLLLQALDAWCDARMPADAPSFQPLRQALDHFMQTLQELGAMQPSLPAAAEAAPSTGERDVSAQPASDRQAEPANREEAYRQLRLIAGYLARTEPHSPVPYLIQRAVEWGDKPLRELLAELLASDAEARRLWSLLGVLP; translated from the coding sequence ATGAGCATTGAACTGGACGCAGAGGCGGAGCGGCGGCTGGCGGACTTGCTGCGGCCCATCGCCGATGACGCGCCCTGCGGCGAGGCCCTGCGCTATGCGACGGAATATGACGAGCTGCGGGAATTGAGAAGGCAGGATGACCCGTCGCTGCCCGCAGGGGTTTGGGAGCGGCCGTTGAAGCAGGCGGACTGGGCCGGCGTGGAGGCGCTGGCCGGGCGGCTGCTGATGGAGAGGGGCAAGGACCTGACGGTGGCGGCCTGGCTGGGCGAGGCCTGGCTGCACCGGCGCGGGCTGGAAGGGCTGCGCGACGCGCTGGCGCTGCTGCTGCGATATTGCGAGCGCTATTGGGATGATGTGCATCCTCTGCCCAAGGACGGGGACATGTCCTTCCGCAGCGGTCCGCTGGCCTGGCTAATCCGTGTCTATGCCGAAGTATTGGAGACGGAACTGCCGCTATTGGACGCGGAACCGCCCCGCGAGGTGACGGTGCCCACTCTTGCCGTCTGGCGCGAGTGGAGCCGCTTGCGGCTGTCGGAGGCGGATGGCCGGGCGGCCCGGCACGATTGCCGGCAACTGGAAGGCTGGGTGAAAACGCTGCCGCCGGCGTCGCGGGAGGCCGCCGCGCTGACGGACGCACGCCTCTTGCTGCAGGCGCTGGATGCCTGGTGCGATGCGCGCATGCCTGCCGACGCGCCCTCGTTCCAGCCCCTGCGCCAGGCGCTGGATCATTTCATGCAGACGCTTCAGGAGCTAGGCGCGATGCAACCTTCTCTTCCTGCCGCCGCAGAAGCGGCGCCCTCCACCGGCGAGCGCGATGTCTCCGCTCAGCCGGCCAGTGACCGGCAAGCGGAGCCGGCCAATCGCGAAGAGGCTTATCGCCAGCTGCGCCTGATCGCCGGCTATCTGGCGCGAACCGAACCGCATAGCCCGGTGCCTTATCTGATCCAGCGCGCGGTGGAGTGGGGAGACAAGCCCCTGCGCGAGTTATTGGCCGAGTTGCTGGCCAGCGATGCCGAGGCGCGCCGGCTGTGGTCCTTGCTGGGAGTGTTGCCTTAA
- a CDS encoding DotU/TssL family secretion system protein translates to MIEAGAYAMPLSEAFGDAYAEWLRVFDELRLGGQGAEAMAEQAAESASMLTRRLSRNAGVRVGAAGQAQIDLMQYLFVSLVDEKLLFGEWPGQTLWQALPLEQRLFGTRTAGEKAPDAMEKILRERDPASRDLANVCLQCLVLGFYGRLRGPGGLEQHEDWRRELFAFVHQREADSRALGSTLERSSASPPLRQEVRRMLPDGFRLMLGVAALALAVLLVGHVFWLDIERRVGPLLYQGDNGGEWRK, encoded by the coding sequence ATGATTGAGGCCGGCGCCTACGCGATGCCGTTGAGCGAGGCTTTTGGCGATGCCTACGCGGAGTGGCTGCGGGTCTTCGACGAATTGCGCTTGGGCGGACAGGGGGCGGAGGCGATGGCGGAGCAGGCTGCCGAGTCGGCCAGCATGCTGACGCGGCGCCTGAGCCGCAACGCCGGCGTGCGCGTGGGCGCCGCCGGCCAGGCCCAGATCGACCTCATGCAATACCTGTTTGTGTCCCTGGTGGATGAGAAGCTGCTGTTCGGAGAATGGCCGGGCCAGACGCTATGGCAAGCCCTGCCGCTGGAGCAGCGGCTGTTCGGCACCCGGACCGCGGGCGAGAAGGCCCCGGACGCGATGGAAAAGATATTGCGCGAGCGCGATCCGGCCTCGCGAGACTTGGCCAATGTCTGCCTGCAATGCCTGGTGCTGGGTTTTTATGGCCGGCTGCGCGGCCCGGGCGGCCTGGAGCAGCATGAAGATTGGCGGCGCGAGCTGTTCGCCTTCGTTCACCAGCGCGAGGCCGATTCGCGCGCGCTAGGCTCGACGCTGGAGCGCTCCAGCGCCTCGCCGCCGCTGCGGCAGGAAGTCAGGCGCATGCTGCCGGACGGCTTCCGCCTGATGCTGGGCGTGGCGGCGCTGGCGCTGGCCGTGCTGCTGGTGGGCCATGTCTTCTGGCTGGATATCGAACGGCGCGTCGGGCCCTTGCTGTACCAGGGAGACAATGGAGGCGAGTGGCGCAAATGA
- the tssK gene encoding type VI secretion system baseplate subunit TssK: protein MKALPQAICWYEGMQLLPQHFQLQALRGEAVAAALAAAAQPYYWGVLGLEVDEAALAGGVARVFALQAILPDGLPLLFDGGDGIELSCDIAAEATSAPQRMATVYLALPPLWRAGRLDPQSGRYRSVNGEAVPDLSSGDNPASLAWWLPDIRLVTDSGRADMVCLPLLRVAQQGGGFARLPYAPPCPRVEPDDALGRGVAELCAQVREKCVFLSGRLRQARETGNEDDMEEISRLLAALWQRLPEVEAALGSRVCHPSALFSLLAGMAGSMSVLHPGAGVPVFPSFDYLDLLACYQPVLAWLSGTLARVRAGYRSLAFNRDDAGFWLALPEAARGAERLVIGLRMPSGAPESAARQWLEQAIIASAPHLETLSRQRMRGLAVRALERSEQVAYSVGDDTRLFVLLASGEWFLPEEPLWLAYAAGATAIAPWEALLFVPEPQEPGHD from the coding sequence TTGAAAGCGTTGCCACAGGCGATTTGCTGGTACGAGGGGATGCAGTTGCTGCCGCAGCATTTTCAGCTGCAGGCATTGAGAGGCGAAGCCGTGGCCGCCGCATTGGCCGCGGCGGCCCAGCCCTATTATTGGGGCGTGCTGGGGCTGGAGGTGGACGAGGCCGCGCTGGCCGGCGGGGTGGCCAGAGTTTTCGCGCTGCAGGCCATCCTGCCGGATGGCCTGCCCCTGCTTTTCGATGGCGGAGACGGCATCGAACTCAGTTGCGACATCGCGGCCGAGGCGACGAGCGCGCCCCAACGCATGGCGACGGTGTACCTGGCCCTGCCACCGCTGTGGCGGGCGGGACGGCTGGATCCGCAGTCCGGCCGCTACCGCTCGGTCAACGGCGAAGCGGTGCCGGACCTCAGCAGCGGCGACAATCCGGCCAGTCTGGCCTGGTGGCTGCCGGATATCCGCTTGGTCACCGACTCCGGGCGCGCCGACATGGTTTGTCTGCCCCTGCTGCGAGTGGCCCAGCAGGGCGGCGGCTTCGCGCGTCTGCCTTACGCGCCGCCGTGTCCAAGGGTGGAGCCGGATGATGCGCTGGGGCGCGGCGTGGCCGAGCTATGCGCCCAGGTGCGCGAGAAGTGCGTGTTCCTGAGTGGCCGCCTGCGGCAGGCGCGAGAAACCGGCAATGAAGACGATATGGAGGAAATCAGCCGTCTGCTGGCCGCGCTGTGGCAGAGGCTGCCCGAGGTGGAGGCCGCGCTGGGCAGCCGCGTCTGCCATCCTTCGGCTCTGTTCTCTCTGCTGGCCGGCATGGCCGGTTCGATGTCGGTCTTGCATCCCGGGGCTGGCGTGCCGGTCTTTCCTTCCTTCGATTATCTGGATCTGCTTGCCTGCTATCAGCCTGTGCTGGCGTGGTTGTCTGGCACGCTGGCGCGCGTGCGTGCCGGCTATCGCAGCCTGGCCTTCAATCGTGACGATGCCGGATTCTGGCTGGCGCTGCCTGAGGCGGCGCGCGGGGCGGAGCGGCTGGTGATTGGCCTGCGCATGCCCAGCGGCGCGCCGGAGTCCGCGGCGCGGCAATGGCTGGAGCAGGCCATCATCGCTTCGGCGCCGCATCTGGAAACGCTGTCGCGGCAACGGATGCGCGGGCTGGCCGTGAGGGCTTTGGAGCGGTCGGAGCAGGTGGCCTACAGCGTGGGAGACGATACCCGGTTGTTCGTGCTGCTCGCCTCGGGCGAATGGTTCCTGCCCGAAGAGCCGCTCTGGCTGGCCTACGCGGCCGGGGCTACCGCCATTGCGCCCTGGGAGGCGTTGCTCTTCGTGCCGGAGCCACAGGAGCCTGGCCATGATTGA
- a CDS encoding type VI secretion protein IcmF/TssM N-terminal domain-containing protein, with product MSVWSVVWLVLLAVLFLCLLLAVAWWLRREADPARRSFRGAVRRFERETGAEGRYQLPWVLALGERTRTVETLCQALHLTCDGEANWFGRWWYGVDGAVLVAPEDMFTHPDGALTALSGWRRLLGALLRSRGKRPLDALVWVVSAEKLWSESMSVSAGLAASRKFADLQQRLGLSLPVYLVVTGAERVPGFVELAQALPADARDAMLGWSSPYLASAAYQPEWVEEALEQVRRTVEETVAEIGALGGEVASELYLLPRRLMEARGNLQALCDPVFRGNALGEAPLLRGIYFTGERGGADEPSEPEPFFAGRLLRLRVLAEQGLAQAIPRILRLRRRWQRWTLLGAGVVAALWLAGMAWFWQQAVGRIELLKEQRQVLALESGSEQADGGEALTAQRIRVLWQAMERMPARRFATLLFPSSLFSSLDGRVEATLRHAMRIIVMQPVQHRLLRDAGDLARIEDEDGADVDQEGYPETWPEYQLAEQLVGEAGRLERQVEQFNRAARNPLSAPEEALGLANALFELNLRPLPAGARENLGRALADGEAPLAEPISLKRIKPVVSGHFEALMQSWYSKLYTSQNFRNDIAQLERQLQLLDNRQLDGADKLKQLSNSIDRLQKLIVSINSAWGRASGHDLVPGYSALMEKAARSGLIGADVVTQVEDAGIAARQEFHKRWLSDAAPTSALLTQQASGGIELQKSLTQLKTALDAFMAQPFSVDGDRLSSLAGMDAARLAAALRDYADYQKYLGGAGMALPFEYRGETVAQLNAVVARSMRGELARRASLTASPQPETGFEAMSRDMPALLAAFDDLGQPDIRDEVARAMDQRALASLRQAERRLQSLEAYRPTQGSFDWWDGTRNAGFHAFRVGNAGELKQYLSGQLEQVAALAQGQSAGLAWLGPRQGTQAVDDQALIQRWLDLATELRRYREKAVDSAPAVLETLIGHDLNEMDVGNCRGVLDLTARPAGGTFFADRAQALLKMADSRCDALRLQGGAEAYRRLAAYFNQHLANRFPFSPRSDAADAAPEQVAAFLRLVDDKAALAAAGLQDLKSPQAPAARRFIESIQAARVWLGPLFVRENGGPWQGVDVGVSWRTDREREKGADQVIEWTLASPALKVTYPGGAARWHWSVGQPVTLTLRWAKDAPQSPLYDPMQPGLSVFERIASWSYDGPWSLLRMMRDNRVGAALSESGESGDIPLMLSLPVHNPGGGNAAARMFLRLTLSATGGKTSFGASNLPYRAPASPFRAAERTEAGLSGQRDGG from the coding sequence ATGAGCGTATGGTCAGTTGTCTGGCTGGTGTTGTTGGCCGTGTTGTTTCTGTGCCTGCTGCTGGCCGTGGCGTGGTGGCTGCGGCGCGAGGCGGACCCGGCCCGGCGCAGCTTTCGCGGCGCGGTGCGGCGTTTCGAGCGTGAAACCGGGGCCGAGGGCCGTTACCAGCTGCCTTGGGTGTTGGCTCTGGGCGAGCGCACGCGCACGGTGGAAACCCTGTGCCAGGCGCTGCATCTGACATGCGATGGCGAGGCCAACTGGTTTGGCCGCTGGTGGTACGGCGTGGACGGCGCCGTATTGGTGGCGCCGGAGGACATGTTCACCCACCCGGACGGCGCGCTGACGGCCTTGTCCGGCTGGCGCCGTTTGCTGGGCGCGCTGCTGCGGTCGCGGGGAAAGCGGCCGCTGGACGCGCTGGTGTGGGTGGTGTCGGCGGAAAAGCTGTGGAGCGAGAGCATGTCGGTCAGCGCCGGCCTGGCCGCCAGCCGCAAGTTTGCCGATTTGCAGCAGCGGCTGGGGCTGAGCCTGCCGGTCTATCTGGTGGTGACCGGCGCCGAAAGGGTGCCTGGCTTCGTCGAGCTGGCCCAGGCCCTGCCGGCCGACGCGCGCGACGCGATGCTGGGCTGGTCCTCGCCCTACCTGGCCAGCGCCGCTTATCAGCCGGAGTGGGTGGAGGAAGCGCTGGAGCAGGTAAGACGCACCGTGGAGGAAACGGTGGCGGAGATCGGCGCGTTGGGCGGAGAGGTGGCGAGCGAACTGTATCTATTGCCGCGCCGGTTGATGGAGGCCCGCGGCAATCTGCAAGCGTTGTGCGATCCGGTGTTCCGGGGCAACGCCCTGGGCGAGGCCCCGCTGTTGCGCGGCATCTATTTCACCGGCGAGCGCGGAGGCGCAGACGAGCCGAGTGAGCCAGAGCCTTTCTTCGCCGGCCGTTTATTGCGTTTGCGGGTGTTGGCGGAGCAGGGGCTGGCGCAAGCCATTCCGCGCATCCTGCGCCTGCGTCGCCGCTGGCAGCGCTGGACCTTGTTGGGCGCCGGGGTTGTGGCCGCGCTATGGCTGGCAGGGATGGCGTGGTTCTGGCAACAGGCGGTGGGGCGCATAGAGCTGTTGAAAGAGCAGCGGCAGGTGCTGGCGCTGGAGAGTGGCAGCGAGCAGGCTGACGGCGGCGAAGCGCTGACGGCGCAGCGCATCCGTGTGCTGTGGCAGGCGATGGAGCGCATGCCGGCGCGGCGTTTTGCCACGCTTTTGTTCCCCAGCTCGTTGTTTTCCTCCCTCGATGGGCGGGTGGAAGCCACGCTGCGCCATGCGATGCGCATCATCGTGATGCAGCCTGTTCAGCACCGGCTGCTGCGAGACGCCGGCGATCTGGCGCGAATAGAGGACGAGGACGGCGCCGATGTCGACCAGGAGGGCTATCCGGAAACCTGGCCCGAGTATCAGTTGGCCGAACAGCTGGTGGGCGAGGCGGGACGTCTGGAGCGGCAGGTGGAGCAGTTCAACCGCGCGGCGCGCAATCCCTTGTCGGCGCCGGAGGAGGCGCTGGGCTTGGCCAATGCCTTGTTCGAACTCAATCTGCGCCCCTTGCCAGCAGGCGCCCGCGAAAATCTGGGACGCGCCCTGGCCGACGGCGAGGCGCCGCTGGCCGAACCGATCAGCCTGAAGCGGATCAAGCCGGTGGTGAGCGGCCATTTCGAGGCCTTGATGCAGTCTTGGTACAGCAAGCTGTATACCAGCCAGAATTTTCGCAACGATATCGCGCAATTGGAGAGGCAGCTGCAGCTGCTGGACAATCGACAGCTGGACGGGGCGGACAAGCTGAAGCAGCTCAGCAATAGCATAGACCGCTTGCAGAAGCTGATCGTCTCCATCAACAGCGCATGGGGCCGGGCGTCCGGACACGATCTGGTGCCGGGCTATTCGGCGCTGATGGAAAAAGCGGCGCGCAGCGGCCTGATCGGCGCCGACGTGGTGACGCAAGTGGAGGATGCCGGCATCGCGGCGCGCCAGGAGTTTCACAAGCGCTGGCTGAGCGATGCCGCGCCGACATCGGCCCTGCTGACGCAGCAGGCCTCGGGCGGCATCGAGCTGCAAAAATCGCTGACGCAGCTGAAAACCGCGCTGGATGCTTTCATGGCTCAACCGTTCAGCGTGGATGGAGACCGGCTGTCCAGCCTGGCCGGCATGGATGCGGCCAGGCTGGCCGCGGCCCTGCGCGATTATGCGGACTATCAGAAATACCTGGGCGGCGCCGGCATGGCGTTGCCTTTCGAATACCGCGGCGAGACGGTGGCGCAGTTGAACGCCGTGGTGGCGCGCAGCATGCGCGGCGAACTGGCGCGGCGCGCCTCACTTACCGCGAGCCCGCAGCCGGAAACCGGCTTCGAGGCGATGAGCCGCGACATGCCGGCGCTGTTGGCAGCCTTCGACGACCTGGGCCAACCCGATATCCGCGATGAGGTGGCGCGGGCGATGGACCAGCGCGCCTTGGCCTCGCTGCGTCAGGCGGAGCGGAGGCTGCAGTCGCTGGAAGCCTATCGGCCGACCCAGGGCAGTTTCGATTGGTGGGACGGCACGCGCAACGCCGGCTTCCATGCCTTCCGCGTCGGCAATGCCGGCGAGCTGAAACAATATCTGAGCGGCCAGCTGGAACAAGTGGCCGCCCTTGCCCAAGGCCAATCGGCAGGGCTGGCCTGGCTGGGCCCGCGACAAGGCACGCAGGCGGTAGACGATCAGGCCCTGATCCAGCGTTGGCTGGATCTGGCGACGGAGCTGCGCCGTTATCGCGAGAAAGCGGTGGATAGCGCGCCGGCGGTGTTGGAAACGCTGATCGGCCACGACCTCAATGAAATGGATGTGGGCAATTGCCGCGGCGTGTTGGACCTGACGGCGCGGCCGGCAGGCGGAACTTTTTTTGCCGACCGGGCGCAGGCCTTGCTGAAAATGGCGGACAGCCGCTGCGACGCCTTGCGGCTGCAGGGCGGGGCGGAGGCTTATCGGCGGCTGGCGGCCTATTTCAACCAGCATCTGGCCAACCGCTTTCCGTTTTCGCCGCGTTCGGATGCGGCGGACGCGGCGCCGGAGCAGGTGGCGGCCTTTCTGCGGCTGGTGGACGACAAAGCCGCGCTGGCGGCGGCGGGCTTGCAGGATCTGAAGTCGCCGCAGGCGCCCGCGGCGCGCCGCTTTATCGAATCCATCCAGGCGGCGCGCGTCTGGCTGGGGCCGCTGTTTGTCCGCGAAAACGGCGGGCCGTGGCAAGGTGTGGACGTGGGCGTGAGCTGGCGCACCGACCGCGAGCGGGAGAAAGGCGCCGACCAGGTGATCGAATGGACGCTTGCCAGCCCGGCGCTGAAGGTGACGTATCCAGGCGGCGCCGCGCGCTGGCACTGGAGCGTGGGTCAGCCGGTGACGCTGACCTTGCGCTGGGCCAAGGACGCGCCGCAGTCGCCGCTCTATGACCCGATGCAGCCTGGCCTCAGCGTGTTTGAGCGGATTGCCAGCTGGAGTTATGACGGTCCCTGGTCGCTATTGCGGATGATGCGCGACAACCGCGTCGGGGCCGCCCTGAGCGAGTCCGGGGAGTCCGGCGACATCCCGCTGATGTTGTCGCTGCCGGTGCATAATCCCGGCGGCGGCAACGCCGCCGCGCGCATGTTCTTGCGTTTGACGCTGTCCGCGACTGGCGGCAAGACCAGTTTCGGCGCCAGCAACCTGCCGTATCGGGCGCCGGCTTCGCCGTTCCGCGCGGCGGAGCGGACGGAGGCCGGGCTGTCCGGGCAACGCGATGGGGGATGA